DNA from Intestinimonas massiliensis (ex Afouda et al. 2020):
GTTTGCGCGTCCTTTCCGCCGTGCCTGCCGCAAAATAGGGCTTGCATTCGCCGTCGAAATGTGCTATAATAGATTTCACGGTTTGGGATTATTGCGCCCATTTGAATGATGATACGGCCCTTCGGGCCTTTGAAAGGACGATGTATTTATGGGTACTCTGAAGCTCGTGCTCACCGTGGTCGATGTGATCGCCGCCGTTTTCCTCACCGCCGTAATCATGCTCCAGTCCGGCAAGAGCGCCGGTCTGTCCGGAGCCATCGCCGGCGGCGCCGACACCTTCCTGTCCAAGAACAAGGCCAAGAGCTGGGACGCCAAGCTGGCCCGCTGGACCAAGTGGGTGGCCATCGGCTTTATGGTCCTCTCTCTGGTCATCGGTCTGATGCCCAACGCCTGAGCGCATCAAAAACGCCTCTCCCAACGGGAGAGGCGTTTTTCTTTTTCCCATTCCGTGGTATACTACAGCTACCGACGAATAAAGGAGATTTTTTATTTGGAACTGAATGGAACCTACCAGGCCACCGGCAAGGGGTTTGGTTTTCTCATTCCCGAGGACGGGAAGGGCCGGGAGGACGACTGGTTCATCCCGCCCCGCAGCGAGGGCGGGGCCTGGAACGGCGACCGGGTGCTGGCCGTGCCTGTGGAGGACGACCGGGGCGGCCAGCGCCGTACCGCGAAAATCACGGCGGTGGTGGAGCGGGCCAACAAGACGGTCACCGGCGCCATTGAGCGCCAGGGCCGTGAGGTCTGGCTCCGCCCCGGCAGCGACCGTCTCCCCCACCCCATCAAGGTGGTGGGCCGTACCCGCTCGGCCAAGGCCGGGGACAAGGCCGCCGTGGCGGTGACCAGCTACGGAAACAAAAAGCTCCCCCCCATGGGCACGCTGCGGGAGATCTTCGGCAAGGACGGCACCCGCCCGGCCGCGGTGGAGGCCATTCTCTATCAGTACGGCATCGAGCGCGCCTTCCCCGTCTCGGTCCAGACCGCCGCCGAGCTGGCGCCCCGGGAGGTGGCGCCCGCCGACCTGGCCGGCCGCCTGGACCTGCGGGGCAAAACGGTCATCACCATCGACGGGGCCTCCTCCAAGGACTTCGACGACGCCGTCTCCCTGGAGCGGGACGCGCGGGGCCGCTGGGTGCTGGGCGTCCACATCGCGGACGTGTCCCACTACGTGGCCGAGGGCTCTCCGCTGGACCTGGAGGCGTGGAACCGGGGCACCTCGGTCTACTTTGCCGACCAGGTGGTGCCCATGCTGCCCCCGGAGCTGTCCAACGGCATCTGCTCCCTGAACCCCCACGTGGACCGGCTGGCCCTGAGCTGCATCCTGACCATGGGGCCGGATGGGGCGGTTCTGGACCACCGGCTCGTCAAGTCCGTCATCCGCTCCACCGAGCGGATGACCTACGGCGACTGCAACACCCTGCTGGCCGGGCTGGACCCGGAGCTGGAAGCCAAATACGCCCACATCCTGCCCATGCTCCGGGACATGGCGGCTCTGGCCGCCGCTCTGGAGCAGCGCCGCAGGCTCCGGGGCGCGCTGGACCTGGAGAGCCGTGAGTGCCATGTGATCTGTGACGAGCTGGGGGACCCGGTGGACGTCCAGGTCCGGGAGACGGGCGTCTCCGAGGCCCTCATCGAGTCCTTTATGCTCTCGGCCAACGAGTGTGTGGCCGAGCACCTCTTCCAGCTCCACGCCCCGGCGGTATACCGGGTCCACGAAAAGCCCTCGGAGGACAAGGTCGCCACTCTGCGGAGCATGCTCGCCCCCCTGGGCTACGACCTGAGAGAGGCCGACCACTTCTCCCTCCAGAAGGTGCTGGAGAAGGCCAGGGACACCCCGCAGGCCCCCGCCATCCACATGATGGTGCTGCGCAGCCTGATGAAGGCCCGGTACGATGTGGAGAATCTGGGGCACTTCGGTCTGGCGGCAAAGTTCTACTGTCACTTCACCTCGCCCATCCGCCGCTACCCCGACCTGATGGTCCACCGCATCCTCACCGCCCTGCTGGACGGGGCGCTGGAGGGCCGGACCCGCGGAAAGGAGTCGGCGGCGGCCCAGCGGGCGGCCCAGCAGTCCTCCGACCGGGAGGTGGCCGCCATGAACGCCGAACGGGAGATCGAAAAATGCTACCTGGCGGAGTATATGCACCAGCGCCTGGGAGAGACCTTTTCCGGCGCGGTGTCCGGGGTCACCCGGTTCGGCCTCTTCGTGGCCCTGCCCAACGGGGTGGAAGGGCTTCTCCCCGCCGCCGCCCTGCCCGACGACGACTATACGTACGATGAGGTGCGCATGACCCTGACCGGCTGCCGCACCAAGGCGGTCTGGTCCTTCGGAATGCCCCTGGAGGTGGTCTGCGCCGCCGCCGACCCCGGCTCGGGGCAGATCGACTTCGCGCTCCCGGAGGGGGCCGCACCCGCCCGTCCCGTCGAGGCCCGGCAGCCCCCCGTGAAGCCGTCCAGACGCTCGGCCAAGACGGGGAACAAGCCCGGTTACCGTCCGCCCAAACGGACCAAAGGCAGGAGGAAACGATGACAAATCGGAATTTACTCGCCCTCATATTGCTGATTGTATTCACGTTTACCGGCTGTCAGACCGCCGCGGTCCCCGCACCCGCGCCCGAGGCGGCCCCCACCGCCGCCGTGCCCAGCCCGGAATCCAC
Protein-coding regions in this window:
- the rnr gene encoding ribonuclease R: MVYYSYRRIKEIFYLELNGTYQATGKGFGFLIPEDGKGREDDWFIPPRSEGGAWNGDRVLAVPVEDDRGGQRRTAKITAVVERANKTVTGAIERQGREVWLRPGSDRLPHPIKVVGRTRSAKAGDKAAVAVTSYGNKKLPPMGTLREIFGKDGTRPAAVEAILYQYGIERAFPVSVQTAAELAPREVAPADLAGRLDLRGKTVITIDGASSKDFDDAVSLERDARGRWVLGVHIADVSHYVAEGSPLDLEAWNRGTSVYFADQVVPMLPPELSNGICSLNPHVDRLALSCILTMGPDGAVLDHRLVKSVIRSTERMTYGDCNTLLAGLDPELEAKYAHILPMLRDMAALAAALEQRRRLRGALDLESRECHVICDELGDPVDVQVRETGVSEALIESFMLSANECVAEHLFQLHAPAVYRVHEKPSEDKVATLRSMLAPLGYDLREADHFSLQKVLEKARDTPQAPAIHMMVLRSLMKARYDVENLGHFGLAAKFYCHFTSPIRRYPDLMVHRILTALLDGALEGRTRGKESAAAQRAAQQSSDREVAAMNAEREIEKCYLAEYMHQRLGETFSGAVSGVTRFGLFVALPNGVEGLLPAAALPDDDYTYDEVRMTLTGCRTKAVWSFGMPLEVVCAAADPGSGQIDFALPEGAAPARPVEARQPPVKPSRRSAKTGNKPGYRPPKRTKGRRKR
- the secG gene encoding preprotein translocase subunit SecG, coding for MGTLKLVLTVVDVIAAVFLTAVIMLQSGKSAGLSGAIAGGADTFLSKNKAKSWDAKLARWTKWVAIGFMVLSLVIGLMPNA